Proteins co-encoded in one Burkholderia ambifaria AMMD genomic window:
- the trbJ gene encoding P-type conjugative transfer protein TrbJ: MKIRVLSASLAAALAGSLMLAQPAAALTFVDPVNLVQNTLTAIRTLEQINNQINQLQNEAQMLMNQARNLANLDFNIVNRLRSTLASTERLIVEAQGLAYDVQSMDATFARLYPEQYAATISGDRMAQDARERWKNTLDGLHTAMRMQAQVSQNLAQDESALADLVSQSQSATGALQAQQATNQLLALQAKQSIQSQQLQITQDRAASLELARQAAATERAREVRRRFLRSGTPYTPQSINFYNN; encoded by the coding sequence ATGAAGATCCGTGTGCTTTCCGCTTCGCTCGCCGCCGCGCTGGCCGGCTCGCTGATGCTCGCTCAGCCGGCGGCGGCGCTGACCTTCGTTGATCCCGTCAACTTGGTGCAGAACACGCTGACCGCCATCCGCACCCTTGAGCAGATCAACAATCAGATCAATCAGCTTCAGAACGAAGCGCAGATGTTGATGAACCAGGCGCGCAACTTGGCGAATCTCGATTTCAACATCGTCAACCGCCTGCGCTCCACGCTCGCCAGCACCGAACGCCTGATCGTCGAGGCGCAGGGACTGGCCTACGACGTGCAGAGCATGGATGCCACGTTCGCCCGTCTGTACCCGGAGCAGTACGCCGCGACCATCAGCGGCGACCGCATGGCGCAGGACGCCCGCGAACGCTGGAAGAACACGCTCGATGGCCTGCATACCGCGATGCGGATGCAGGCACAGGTGTCGCAGAACCTGGCACAAGACGAAAGCGCACTGGCCGATCTGGTCAGCCAGAGCCAGTCCGCCACCGGCGCCTTGCAGGCGCAGCAGGCGACCAACCAGCTTCTTGCCTTGCAGGCCAAGCAGTCCATCCAGTCCCAGCAACTCCAGATCACGCAAGACCGCGCGGCCTCGCTGGAACTGGCGCGGCAGGCGGCGGCCACCGAGCGCGCCCGCGAAGTGCGGCGGCGCTTCCTTCGCAGCGGCACGCCGTACACGCCGCAGTCCATCAATTTCTACAACAACTGA
- the trbF gene encoding conjugal transfer protein TrbF: MRFKRPQVRYADTPQPATPYQAAAQVWDERIGSARVQAKNWRLMAFGCLVLALLMAGGLVWRSAQSIVTPYVIEVDQSGQVRTVGEAATPYRPADAQIAHHLARFVTLVRSLSIDPIVVRQNWLDAYDYTTDKGAAVLNDYASKNDPFARVGRESVTVQITSVTRASDASFNVRWTEQRFVNGVPAGTERWNAVLSIVLQTPRTEQRLRKNPLGIYVNGLSWSRELDSSEGAKP; encoded by the coding sequence ATGCGATTTAAACGACCGCAGGTGCGCTATGCCGATACGCCGCAGCCTGCCACCCCATATCAAGCTGCCGCCCAAGTGTGGGACGAGCGCATCGGCTCGGCCCGCGTACAGGCGAAGAACTGGCGGCTGATGGCCTTTGGCTGCCTAGTGCTGGCCTTGCTGATGGCCGGCGGCCTGGTGTGGCGTTCGGCGCAGTCCATCGTGACGCCCTACGTCATTGAAGTCGATCAGTCCGGCCAGGTGCGTACCGTGGGCGAAGCCGCTACGCCGTACCGGCCCGCCGATGCGCAGATCGCGCATCACCTGGCGCGCTTCGTGACGCTGGTGCGTTCGCTGTCCATCGACCCCATCGTCGTGCGGCAGAACTGGCTCGATGCCTATGACTACACCACCGACAAGGGCGCGGCCGTGCTCAACGACTACGCGAGCAAGAACGATCCGTTCGCCCGCGTCGGCCGCGAGTCGGTGACGGTGCAGATCACCAGCGTCACGCGCGCGAGCGATGCCTCGTTCAACGTCCGCTGGACGGAGCAGCGGTTCGTCAATGGCGTACCCGCTGGCACCGAACGCTGGAATGCCGTGCTTTCCATCGTCCTGCAAACCCCGCGTACCGAACAGCGCCTGCGCAAGAACCCGCTGGGGATCTACGTCAACGGCCTGTCGTGGAGTCGCGAACTGGATTCTTCCGAAGGAGCCAAGCCATGA
- a CDS encoding DUF2274 domain-containing protein, with the protein MTTRKLRLGPLPKTESTKLTFACPASLKADLDRYAAVHAQAYGEAVDAVTLIPHMLEAFIAGDRGFRKDSPPAIPKPPLRNSPP; encoded by the coding sequence ATGACGACGCGCAAGCTGCGGCTCGGGCCGCTACCGAAAACGGAATCCACGAAGCTGACCTTTGCCTGCCCGGCCAGCCTGAAAGCCGACCTCGACCGCTACGCCGCAGTACACGCGCAGGCGTATGGCGAGGCGGTCGATGCCGTGACACTGATCCCGCACATGCTTGAGGCGTTCATCGCGGGCGATCGGGGATTCAGGAAAGACTCGCCCCCTGCTATCCCGAAGCCGCCGCTGCGGAACTCACCCCCGTAG
- a CDS encoding EexN family lipoprotein: MRCAPVLSVSLLAVLLTACGQQSAESLVDALTADPVRLKALRAQCADGRQAVGEDDCRAAAEAFRRRFFSGQAGPDEYRTLAELPPIPASFDEPDDRDETAALPALEDAP; encoded by the coding sequence ATGCGATGCGCTCCCGTCTTGTCGGTTTCGCTGCTGGCCGTGCTGCTGACCGCTTGCGGCCAGCAGTCGGCCGAGAGCCTGGTCGACGCCTTGACCGCCGATCCCGTGCGGCTCAAGGCGTTGCGTGCGCAGTGCGCGGACGGCCGGCAGGCCGTGGGCGAAGACGACTGCCGCGCCGCCGCCGAAGCCTTCCGGCGGCGCTTCTTCTCCGGCCAGGCCGGGCCGGATGAATACCGGACGCTAGCCGAGCTGCCGCCGATTCCAGCGAGCTTCGATGAACCCGACGACCGCGACGAGACGGCGGCTTTGCCTGCCTTGGAGGACGCGCCATGA
- a CDS encoding TrbI/VirB10 family protein produces MSQDDTPDLAAPQAAGKIAPEAVALRALPRPVTRLNRRTLAILTGGLSVAVLGALMWSLQPQRRGANEQAELYNVDRVSKSEGLDALPADYSKLPSALPPTVPELGPPLPGDLGPAIVKSQQPVTAAYAAPGNDPNDALRKEAEAAAGSSVFFRSGTQKAAPVAQSQATAAPGFAANAAFDPMAAGPASTAAQPADLTAVQNRQDQKEAFQKAGTTETRNSGNLALPASPYQVMAGTVIAGALVTGIKSDLPGDVIATVTEPVYDTATGRFLLIPQGSRILGRYNSQVSYGQSRVQVVWNRIILPDTSSLTLDNLVGADPAGYAGLEDDVDYHWGRIFAGAALTTLLGVGAELAAPENRQDGDRIIIAGRDSAQDSINQVGQELTRRNMNIQPTLTERPGLPVRVIANRDLVLRPYQPLFFNKGTSR; encoded by the coding sequence ATGAGCCAGGACGACACTCCCGACCTCGCCGCGCCGCAGGCGGCGGGCAAGATCGCGCCCGAGGCGGTGGCGCTGCGCGCCCTGCCGCGCCCGGTCACGCGCCTGAATCGGCGCACGCTGGCCATCCTCACCGGCGGCCTGTCGGTCGCCGTACTCGGCGCGCTGATGTGGTCGCTGCAACCACAGCGGCGCGGGGCCAACGAGCAGGCCGAGCTTTACAACGTGGATCGCGTCTCCAAGTCCGAAGGATTGGACGCGCTGCCGGCGGATTACTCCAAGCTGCCGTCGGCCTTGCCACCCACGGTACCCGAGCTGGGGCCGCCGCTGCCGGGCGATCTTGGCCCGGCCATCGTCAAGTCGCAGCAGCCGGTGACGGCCGCCTATGCGGCCCCTGGCAACGACCCGAACGATGCGCTGCGCAAGGAAGCCGAAGCGGCCGCGGGTTCATCGGTGTTCTTTCGCTCTGGCACGCAGAAGGCCGCGCCGGTGGCGCAGTCGCAGGCTACCGCCGCGCCGGGCTTCGCTGCCAATGCGGCGTTCGACCCGATGGCGGCCGGGCCAGCCTCCACAGCGGCGCAGCCCGCCGACCTGACGGCGGTACAGAACCGGCAAGACCAGAAAGAGGCATTCCAGAAAGCCGGAACCACGGAAACCCGTAATTCCGGCAACCTGGCCCTGCCGGCTTCGCCGTATCAGGTGATGGCCGGGACGGTCATCGCCGGTGCGCTGGTGACGGGCATCAAGTCGGATTTGCCGGGCGATGTGATCGCCACGGTGACGGAGCCGGTCTATGACACGGCCACCGGGCGCTTTCTGCTGATCCCGCAGGGTTCACGCATCCTGGGCCGCTACAACAGCCAGGTCAGCTACGGACAAAGCCGCGTTCAAGTCGTCTGGAACCGGATCATCCTGCCCGACACGTCTTCGCTGACGCTCGACAACTTGGTCGGAGCCGACCCGGCTGGCTATGCCGGGCTGGAAGATGACGTGGACTACCACTGGGGCCGCATCTTCGCCGGCGCGGCGCTGACCACGCTGCTGGGCGTCGGCGCCGAGCTGGCCGCGCCCGAGAACCGCCAGGACGGCGACCGCATCATCATCGCCGGGCGCGACAGCGCGCAGGACAGCATCAACCAGGTCGGCCAGGAGCTGACCCGGCGCAACATGAACATCCAGCCGACGCTGACCGAGCGGCCGGGCCTACCGGTTCGCGTCATCGCCAACCGCGACTTGGTACTGCGGCCCTACCAGCCATTGTTCTTCAACAAAGGGACTTCGCGATGA
- the trbG gene encoding P-type conjugative transfer protein TrbG has translation MNLPFRFYAFVLMFAAITSSLLGCASQGKPPPSISLDEPVQAQPLPELPKPVEVVAVPEPLALPAQLKPLPEVGEAAPVPEPADEKVRVSRANAEARIAPTREGYVNAIQVWPYSDGALYQVYAAPGRVTVVSLQPGEELVTVAAGDTVRWIVGDTSSGSGEALRVNVLVKPTRSGLKTNLVITTSRRTYLLELTSTEKAWMASASWDYPKDRMLALQRQSQAASAAAPVDTGLALEKIRFRYAISGSNPPWKPQRAFDDGEKVYIQFPPGIAQGELPPLFVIGAQGDGQLVNYRFRSPYYIVDRLFGAAELRLGGDGSDVVRIERTDGVARRN, from the coding sequence ATGAACTTGCCTTTCCGCTTTTACGCTTTCGTGCTGATGTTCGCGGCCATCACGTCGTCATTGCTGGGCTGCGCCTCGCAGGGCAAGCCGCCGCCGTCCATCTCGCTCGATGAGCCGGTGCAGGCCCAGCCGTTGCCCGAACTGCCCAAGCCGGTCGAAGTCGTCGCCGTGCCCGAGCCGCTGGCGCTGCCGGCGCAGTTGAAGCCGCTGCCGGAGGTGGGCGAGGCAGCGCCCGTGCCCGAGCCGGCCGACGAGAAGGTGCGCGTCTCGCGCGCCAATGCCGAGGCGCGCATCGCGCCGACCCGCGAGGGCTACGTCAACGCGATTCAGGTGTGGCCGTATAGCGACGGCGCGTTGTATCAGGTCTATGCCGCGCCGGGGCGCGTCACCGTGGTTTCGCTCCAGCCCGGCGAGGAACTTGTCACCGTCGCCGCTGGCGATACCGTGCGCTGGATCGTCGGCGACACGTCCAGCGGCAGCGGCGAGGCGCTGCGCGTCAATGTGCTGGTCAAGCCCACCCGCTCGGGCCTGAAGACCAATCTGGTCATCACCACCAGCCGGCGGACGTACTTGCTGGAACTGACCTCAACGGAAAAGGCATGGATGGCGTCGGCGTCATGGGACTACCCAAAAGACCGGATGCTGGCCTTGCAGCGTCAATCGCAGGCGGCCAGCGCCGCCGCGCCGGTCGATACCGGCCTGGCACTGGAGAAGATCCGCTTCCGCTACGCGATCAGCGGCAGCAATCCGCCGTGGAAGCCGCAGCGGGCCTTCGATGATGGCGAGAAAGTCTATATCCAGTTCCCGCCGGGTATCGCCCAAGGCGAACTGCCGCCGCTGTTCGTCATTGGCGCGCAGGGTGATGGTCAGCTCGTCAACTACCGTTTCCGTTCGCCGTACTACATCGTGGATCGCCTCTTTGGTGCGGCTGAACTGCGCTTGGGCGGCGATGGTAGTGACGTGGTGCGGATCGAGCGCACAGACGGCGTGGCGCGGAGGAACTGA
- the trbL gene encoding P-type conjugative transfer protein TrbL, which produces MNDVTIIDRFLDTFSRYIDSGFGLLQGEVAFLTATLIVIDMTIAGLYWAMSHATGQGEDVIAKLLRKVLYVGAFAYIIGNFNWLAGIVFRSFAGLGLTATGSAMTMENFLQPGRLAKTGIDAGAPILEQIGDMAGFPEVFVNIDPIVVMFLAWLTVILCFFVLAIQLFITLIEFKLTTLAGFVLVPFALWNKTSFLAEKVLGNVVSSGIKVLVLAVIVGIGSGLFAEFQVHPDEPSIDHALVVMLASLALLALGIFGPGIATGLVSGAPQLGAGAMAGAAVGAAGTAVAIGAAATGLGGAVVAGARMAPAAAKLAGAGARAATSAAGSARLAFQAGSAAAGGGARGAMAGSSNVAKTGAQSFGRSAASGASGAAQKMTGSFRAGWNGTEAGGGAASGAAGSGQAAAGEATDSAASSQKQEQPAWAKRMHRRQQITHAATTAAHTLRGGDGGGSGQGPSLRGSDD; this is translated from the coding sequence ATGAACGACGTGACCATCATCGACCGATTCCTCGATACGTTCTCGCGCTACATCGACTCCGGGTTCGGGCTGCTGCAAGGCGAAGTGGCGTTCCTGACAGCCACGCTGATCGTCATCGACATGACCATCGCCGGCCTTTATTGGGCCATGAGCCACGCCACCGGCCAGGGCGAGGACGTGATCGCCAAGCTGCTGCGCAAGGTGCTCTACGTCGGTGCCTTCGCCTACATCATCGGCAACTTCAACTGGCTGGCCGGGATCGTTTTCCGCTCGTTCGCCGGCCTGGGCCTGACGGCCACCGGCTCGGCCATGACGATGGAGAACTTTCTTCAGCCGGGCCGGCTGGCCAAGACCGGTATCGACGCGGGCGCACCGATTCTGGAGCAGATCGGCGACATGGCGGGCTTCCCCGAAGTCTTCGTGAACATCGACCCCATCGTGGTGATGTTCCTCGCCTGGCTCACCGTCATCCTGTGTTTCTTCGTGCTGGCGATCCAGCTTTTCATCACGCTGATCGAGTTCAAGCTGACCACGCTCGCGGGCTTCGTGCTGGTGCCGTTCGCGCTTTGGAACAAGACCTCGTTTCTCGCCGAAAAGGTTCTCGGCAATGTGGTGTCGTCGGGCATCAAGGTCTTGGTGCTGGCCGTCATCGTCGGCATCGGCTCGGGCCTGTTCGCGGAGTTCCAGGTTCATCCCGACGAGCCTTCCATCGACCACGCCCTTGTCGTGATGCTGGCCTCGCTCGCGTTGCTGGCGCTGGGCATCTTCGGCCCCGGCATCGCCACGGGTCTGGTGTCCGGTGCGCCGCAGCTTGGCGCAGGCGCGATGGCGGGTGCCGCCGTTGGTGCCGCCGGCACGGCCGTTGCCATCGGCGCCGCCGCGACTGGCTTGGGCGGTGCGGTCGTGGCCGGGGCACGCATGGCGCCTGCTGCCGCCAAGCTGGCTGGTGCCGGTGCGCGTGCCGCCACCTCGGCGGCCGGCAGCGCACGCTTGGCGTTCCAGGCCGGTTCCGCCGCTGCGGGCGGCGGCGCCAGGGGCGCAATGGCCGGCTCGAGCAATGTCGCCAAGACCGGCGCGCAGTCTTTCGGGCGCAGCGCTGCATCCGGGGCTTCCGGCGCTGCGCAGAAGATGACCGGCTCTTTCCGTGCTGGATGGAACGGTACAGAGGCCGGTGGCGGCGCTGCGTCCGGTGCGGCTGGCTCCGGTCAGGCGGCCGCAGGCGAAGCCACAGACAGCGCCGCCAGCTCGCAGAAGCAAGAGCAGCCCGCCTGGGCCAAGCGGATGCACCGCCGCCAGCAGATCACCCATGCCGCGACCACTGCCGCACACACGTTGCGCGGTGGCGATGGCGGCGGCTCCGGGCAAGGCCCGAGCCTGCGCGGCTCCGACGACTAA